The Geotrypetes seraphini chromosome 2, aGeoSer1.1, whole genome shotgun sequence genome contains the following window.
atgttctatcaaaaatCAGGAACAATAAAGGAAAACACAAAAACCAGAATTATGGCTGGACTTCTGTCTCATTcacatagtcctcttcaccagccttaaaTGGCAATATAGTTTTAGCAATGCTCTCTTCCTGTGAAGGAGCATAGGGAGAAGCACTCAAAATACTTGCTGcatgaaaaaataaaacttttccaAACCAAAAGAAAGTAAACTGCTAAACTTGGAATCTTTCCACAGGCTGCCTGCAGCTAGGGAACTCACACAAATGGAGCTGCTCCCTCACTGACTCCCTGCAGAAACTTATCACTGCTAATTAGCCTCCAGCTGTGTgaagaggaggaaaacaaaaaagcAGCGTAACTTGCAAAAGTTTAGGCAGTTCAATGCACCAAACTATGTGGAAGCTTTCTTCAGAGCCTAGCTCTGGGAAGTTTAAGCACTTCTGAACACACAGCAAACACAGTCCCAAAACTTTCATGAAACAGGTAGGAATCAAAAATTAGCAAAACACTTCCAACCTTTTAGCTTGTGTCCATtgcttcaatctctccctaccaATGTCCATCGGTTCCCAACTTTCCAGCTGCCTCTCAACGGTGGGATCAGACACCTCTGAAATGTCCACTATCTCACAGTCTCTTGCCAGCTCGTCAGCATTCAGCTGGGGAGCTGAGTTGTGTTGCCTTTCAGGCTCAGTTGCAGCCCCCTTGACTCCTCACTCCCTCTGGGTCTCAGCTGCTCTGTTTTAACAGGCTCCaattcgcccctccctgctctgaagagggggaagggagaaagctccctctgcagctgtgtctgctTAGCTGACAGCTTCCTGTCAGTTCTCTGGTCTTCTGGGAGATGTAGTTCCCTAGCTCCTGAGTTCCTTTGAGCTCTAATAGCAGGCTTGGGAGAGTAACCTGTAACTGGActgaactctccctggcagtcagTGTCTGGCTCTAAGTTAGTACAAGGGAAGTCAGTGCTTTCATAATCGGCtgggccaacctggtcagctctcctgcataggggctTACTGCTCTTCCTAGTTAAACCTGAGACAAAACTAgcaggagagctagatttgtcacaatatCCTTAAAATTCTTTAACAAAAAGTACTAATTTAACAATCTAtcttataaaaatattttcaacatTCTAAGAGATTTCCAATAACTTAACTTCTGTCCTTATTTGTataggtaaatcattccaaataacaagcAACAGGTGTAAAAGAAGAGTTAAATTGACATTTAAAATGTATACCTCTAAAAGGGagaaactgcaataaaaatgttttaatcaATCTATTAGATGAATAATGCAGATGTGAAAATAACAAAGTGAGATGATTGGAAACCTCTGCTTGTATAATATGATGAATCAGATAAACTCTACAGTGTATGTTTCTCTATAGGCAACCAATGAATATAGAAACACTATCATATCTCTTCAGACCATATATACGAGAACATAGTAAATGAATTCAATCATGTTTGTTTGACATGATTTACTTTTCGTAAAGCAAAGAAGAAACAACTTGCCTTGACCACAAACAATGCAACAAAAGAGGCAAGGGAGGAATCCAAACAACCAAGGGTAACTGTCTTTATTCAGAAAATgcaagtcccaacaaggatcctagtttcggcatCCAAacgatgccttcctcaggggacatggaacaaaacatgcataaaaattaatacataaaatttaaacaAATGTAAATGTGACTCCTCCCTTGTCACttaacctttcttaaagccatgttgcctcaaatcttgtaacccattggattctaggaaattcactatcctttccttcagcaacacttccattatttttctaacaaccaaagtgaggcttactggcctgtagtttcctgctttatCTTTGCGACtttttgtggaaagggaccacatccgctcttttcCAATCCTGCAAAACCTCTCCAGTCTCTAAGgagttattgaacaaatcttttagAGAACccaccagaacttctctgagctctTTGCTCCCTCAATATTCTGAGATGGATACCATCTGGTcctatggctttgtccacctttaatttttcaagttgttcataaacactttcttgcgTAATGGTGtaatatccactccattctcacatgtaactttgccagctaATCATggcccttctccaggattttcttttgtgaacacagagcagaagtatttgtttagcaagtTAGCTTTTTCCTCATCAGTCTCCACATAGTGATTTGaagcttctttcagtctcacaattaCCTGTATCAAAAGCCAGGATGGATAAGCGTGTAGATATTTTTCAGAGTTTAGCACACTACAGCTCTCTAAGATCCCCCCTTTTCTAGTACTAAAACTTTTTATGATGAGGTGTACATCCTGTCATGGGGAGCCAAATGTCACCAGGAGAAAATTCTCAGGGAAGGACAATACCAGAAAACAACCTAGGTTGAGGGTAGTCTCCTAAACTCCTTTGTAACGTTAGGGTGAATAAGAGAGGCCCTGCCAGTAGGAGGTAGTAGGTGACAGGGAAGGCTAAGCGGGAGGTGGCAGGGTGGGCTATCCCTCAAACCACAGGTGACAGAATTCGACTAAAAGTGCCTGTGGTGAGTTGTGGGGGGCAAAACTTCCTATAACCTGTGAATTTTTTAGTGTTAAAATGGAGTCATACTTATCAACTATATATCTGATTTTTATGTGTACTCATCCAAAGTTGTTACTTAAGCTGGTATCAGATTTCTATCTTAATAATTCACAATGGTAGATGTATCCTAAATGCTTTAGATTCCAAATAAGCCTTAGCCTTCTGGTTAAGCCAGCTagctttttgtttcatttgacACAAATAAAACTGGGATTATTATTTTCTAGTATACAGAATACTATCCAATTTACTAGTAGACTACACTGCATCTCCTTTGCTTATGCCCAAGTAGGTCCGACCTGTGAGGGTCATGTCAAGGCTCATAATAGTAGCTTATTGAAGCTGGTCTCTATTGAGTTTTATGAAGCTGACAATGTAACATGAACATTAGTCCATACATTCATATCTTACTATTTAGAAGGCATTCTCAGTACAACAGTAGTTTTGGCCATTCTGTCCTCCAGAACCTTGTTGGGGTTTCCCTAAATCAATAAAACAGAAAAGGATTaatgctacaaaaaaaaaaaaaaaagttaagaacataagaattgccgctgctgggtcagaccagtggtccatcatgcccagcagcccactcaagcggcggcccgctggtcagagaccagcgccctgactgagactagccctatcagtgtacgtccttgttcagcaggaacttgtataactttgtcttgaatccctggagggtgtttccccctatgacagactctggaagagcattccagttttctaccactctctgggtgaagaacttccttacttttgtacggaatctatcccctttcaactttagagagtgccctctcgtcctccctaccttggagaggatgaacaacctgtccttatctactaagtctatccccttcaataccttgaatgttttgatcatgtcccctctcaatctcctctgttcaagggagaagaggcccagtttctctaatctttcgctgtacgacagctcctccaaccctttaaccatcttagttgctcttctctggaccctttcgagcagtaccgtgtccttcatgtacggcgaccagtgctgtacgtagtactccaggtgagggcacaccatggccgggtacagcggcatgataaccttctccgatctgttcgtgatccccttctttatcattcctagcattctgttcacccttttttccgccgctgcacattgcgtggacggcttcgacttgttgatcagaattcctaagtccctttcctgggagatctctccaagtaccgccccgaacatcctgtattagtgcatgagatttttgtaacCGATATGTAttactttatacttatccacgttgaacctcatctgccatgtcgatgcccattcctcgagcctgattgccacattgcagatctttgcaatccccctgcgtcttcactactctgaataacttcatatcgtccgcaaatttaatcacctcactcgtacctatgtccagatcgttcataaagatgttgaagagcacgggtccaagcaccgagctctgtggcaccccactggtgatgcttttctagtccaagtattgtccatttacccccactctctgtttcctatgctccagccagtttttaatccacatgagtatttcaccctcgattccatggcttgcaattttccaaagttcaTGCGGAtacttgtcgaacgccttctgaaagtccagatatacaatgtcgactgggtcacctatCTGCCCATTGGCAGTGAGTttcattaaaaaatgtttttcttttacctttttttttttcttgttgaacACAGCTTGCAGCTAGAGTCCCCTCTATGAAGGCTTGTCATCCTTGTCTTTGGAGAAAGCCAAGCTACTTACCTGTACTAGGTGTTCTCTATAAACAACAGGGTACAAGACTTACatacccacccaccttccctttGATTTGTCTCTTACTTTACCTTTCACAAAGACTATGGAGGCCCCATGTGATAGTGCAAATTAGAAACGTTTAGGGCTTCAAATGCTTCCAAAACTTTTCTAGCTGGCGAGGCCTCTCGTGGATGGGCTTTATTGGATAACATCACCCATCTTTGAGAACAAATCCTTTTCATGGATTACACCTATTACAGGATCAAAAGGCGAAGACAATGAAACTGGATGAGGAGTAACAATTTTTAAACAATCAAGCTTGCCTCCCTTACAACCAGAATCTTCCCTTAACAAGAGCAGTGAAGAGGGAATAACCAGATGGTTGAACAAATTGGTCTTTATATGCTGTCTCTTATTATGCTACTAGGAATACTTGTTGCTTACATATTACTGTGTTAAAATGACCACTATTGAaatatttgtttttgtttaataACCAGTTTTATTCATACTTTTTTCTTTACCAGAAATATAAACAAACATCAAATGGAAGCAGAcaccaaaacaaaagaaacaacTCTTAGGACTTTTGTTTGGAGATCTGTGTTCTCAGATGTCGACATCAACAAGAGTGAACCTGTTTTTTATCCAGAAACTAACAGGTTGCCATCAGAGCTCCACTGGTCATATGATGtctttcctgctgctgctgctactctgCACAATGACACCACAGCTTCAGGCTCCTATCAAGTTACTGAAAATAACATTGGTGAGGCACTATTTATGACAGACTGGAACTGGAACAACAGCATTGTTCAAAATTATTTATCAGATGAAAGTGATTTGTCAGAGGGTGAAAAACAGGAGGTCTTTCTCACGTATTCCAAACAATTAGActtgagtttgagaccagaaGTTGTTGAAAACATTGAAGAGTCTTGCTCTGAAGTAGAATGTTCTATGTATTCCTACCCTGATTTTCTCCCAGAGCCTTTCAATATTCTTGATTTGCCTGAGTTGGCTTCATTAAAATGTGAAAAATTGAAAGAGATAACAGGAGCAACGCCAGAAAGCAGTATTGGGAAGTTACTGTCTCGCCTGTTGCAAATGGAAAAGATGCAGTACTTGACCATacaaaaagaaaagttaaaagcTTCTCGGGCACATCTTATTTCAGCTACTGGCTTGAGATCCAGTTCCCCTAAAGCTTTTCATAAACAAAAATACTCAAGACAAAATGAATTGTCATCACTTCAGCTAGCTTATGAAGGTCAATACCATGAAGAAAATTCAAGTTGGTACAAGCATCAACAGAATAGCGCCAAGTGTCTTTGTCAGCAGTTTTGTCATTGCAAGTGGGCTTCTAGAACATCTTCCATAAGAGATTTAACCACCCAGCCTGTTACAAGGGCAAACAGTGCCTGCAAACCCTCTAGAACCTTGGTGCACTCAAACTCACACCAATTATTTTTACATAGGCCTGCCTCAACCCTTGCCTTTTCACAAATACCACAAACATTTGTTGAAGTGACTAAAGTGAAACTGCCATCAAATATGGGGACATCTTATTCCGTTGCACTCAGAAGTACTGCAAAGTATAAAGGgagaaaaaagaaaccaaacacaaaCAAAAGTAAAGCATCAAATAAACTCCAATTACAGAGGCAAAATTCCTTAGCTGTTTTATGTTCAAGTAAACAGGATCTCACTCAACCAGACAAGGGTTAACCTTATGGAATTTATAAGATTATAATTCTCCCACAGACTAGAATTTTATGCTTATTAGAGgtgtattgtattgtataaaaCTGAACAAAACTGGTATTTCTGGAAAAGCACAAATAATTTTAACAC
Protein-coding sequences here:
- the FAM217A gene encoding protein FAM217A isoform X10, translating into MSVKPLRNVSLCVLGERGGVTRGRRRHTSWCDESSEARGHLEPLLSPWQQNAFESESEADLFIVENKNECGRREAVKSAMASRRCSKVLLMVKTIEILHFQDNYRVTVKQTEDLNLMENMVRKMQLHQHGSFSSKQQSSGTWSFSSNQRNTTENRNINKHQMEADTKTKETTLRTFVWRSVFSDVDINKSEPVFYPETNRLPSELHWSYDVFPAAAATLHNDTTASGSYQVTENNIGEALFMTDWNWNNSIVQNYLSDESDLSEGEKQEVFLTYSKQLDLSLRPEVVENIEESCSEVECSMYSYPDFLPEPFNILDLPELASLKCEKLKEITGATPESSIGKLLSRLLQMEKMQYLTIQKEKLKASRAHLISATGLRSSSPKAFHKQKYSRQNELSSLQLAYEGQYHEENSSWYKHQQNSAKCLCQQFCHCKWASRTSSIRDLTTQPVTRANSACKPSRTLVHSNSHQLFLHRPASTLAFSQIPQTFVEVTKVKLPSNMGTSYSVALRSTAKYKGRKKKPNTNKSKASNKLQLQRQNSLAVLCSSKQDLTQPDKG
- the FAM217A gene encoding protein FAM217A isoform X2, with product MSVKPLRNVSLCVLGERGGVTRGRRRHTSWCDESSEARGHLEPLLSPWQQNAFESESEADLFIVENKNECGRREAVKSAMASRRCSKDNYRVTVKQTEDLNLMENMVRKMQLHQHGSFSSKQQSSGTWSFSSNQRNTTENRDCLGSPRNSSAICRAVFRDSAPTFHITLSPSTSSDFSASESFISSHLAGLPSLTSGSTPDIVTSPLTLTAGSGVGKCCLGVRVTSRSEVGRSSLSLDTGPNQHSLDAPGRSTSAKRMSWSSIGMRKDETGVLEGNINKHQMEADTKTKETTLRTFVWRSVFSDVDINKSEPVFYPETNRLPSELHWSYDVFPAAAATLHNDTTASGSYQVTENNIGEALFMTDWNWNNSIVQNYLSDESDLSEGEKQEVFLTYSKQLDLSLRPEVVENIEESCSEVECSMYSYPDFLPEPFNILDLPELASLKCEKLKEITGATPESSIGKLLSRLLQMEKMQYLTIQKEKLKASRAHLISATGLRSSSPKAFHKQKYSRQNELSSLQLAYEGQYHEENSSWYKHQQNSAKCLCQQFCHCKWASRTSSIRDLTTQPVTRANSACKPSRTLVHSNSHQLFLHRPASTLAFSQIPQTFVEVTKVKLPSNMGTSYSVALRSTAKYKGRKKKPNTNKSKASNKLQLQRQNSLAVLCSSKQDLTQPDKG
- the FAM217A gene encoding protein FAM217A isoform X1; translation: MSVKPLRNVSLCVLGERGGVTRGRRRHTSWCDESSEARGHLEPLLSPWQQNAFESESEADLFIVENKNECGRREAVKSAMASRRCSKVLLMVKTIEILHFQDNYRVTVKQTEDLNLMENMVRKMQLHQHGSFSSKQQSSGTWSFSSNQRNTTENRDCLGSPRNSSAICRAVFRDSAPTFHITLSPSTSSDFSASESFISSHLAGLPSLTSGSTPDIVTSPLTLTAGSGVGKCCLGVRVTSRSEVGRSSLSLDTGPNQHSLDAPGRSTSAKRMSWSSIGMRKDETGVLEGNINKHQMEADTKTKETTLRTFVWRSVFSDVDINKSEPVFYPETNRLPSELHWSYDVFPAAAATLHNDTTASGSYQVTENNIGEALFMTDWNWNNSIVQNYLSDESDLSEGEKQEVFLTYSKQLDLSLRPEVVENIEESCSEVECSMYSYPDFLPEPFNILDLPELASLKCEKLKEITGATPESSIGKLLSRLLQMEKMQYLTIQKEKLKASRAHLISATGLRSSSPKAFHKQKYSRQNELSSLQLAYEGQYHEENSSWYKHQQNSAKCLCQQFCHCKWASRTSSIRDLTTQPVTRANSACKPSRTLVHSNSHQLFLHRPASTLAFSQIPQTFVEVTKVKLPSNMGTSYSVALRSTAKYKGRKKKPNTNKSKASNKLQLQRQNSLAVLCSSKQDLTQPDKG
- the FAM217A gene encoding protein FAM217A isoform X7 is translated as MASRRCSKVLLMVKTIEILHFQDNYRVTVKQTEDLNLMENMVRKMQLHQHGSFSSKQQSSGTWSFSSNQRNTTENRDCLGSPRNSSAICRAVFRDSAPTFHITLSPSTSSDFSASESFISSHLAGLPSLTSGSTPDIVTSPLTLTAGSGVGKCCLGVRVTSRSEVGRSSLSLDTGPNQHSLDAPGRSTSAKRMSWSSIGMRKDETGVLEGNINKHQMEADTKTKETTLRTFVWRSVFSDVDINKSEPVFYPETNRLPSELHWSYDVFPAAAATLHNDTTASGSYQVTENNIGEALFMTDWNWNNSIVQNYLSDESDLSEGEKQEVFLTYSKQLDLSLRPEVVENIEESCSEVECSMYSYPDFLPEPFNILDLPELASLKCEKLKEITGATPESSIGKLLSRLLQMEKMQYLTIQKEKLKASRAHLISATGLRSSSPKAFHKQKYSRQNELSSLQLAYEGQYHEENSSWYKHQQNSAKCLCQQFCHCKWASRTSSIRDLTTQPVTRANSACKPSRTLVHSNSHQLFLHRPASTLAFSQIPQTFVEVTKVKLPSNMGTSYSVALRSTAKYKGRKKKPNTNKSKASNKLQLQRQNSLAVLCSSKQDLTQPDKG
- the FAM217A gene encoding protein FAM217A isoform X8, with product MVKTIEILHFQDNYRVTVKQTEDLNLMENMVRKMQLHQHGSFSSKQQSSGTWSFSSNQRNTTENRDCLGSPRNSSAICRAVFRDSAPTFHITLSPSTSSDFSASESFISSHLAGLPSLTSGSTPDIVTSPLTLTAGSGVGKCCLGVRVTSRSEVGRSSLSLDTGPNQHSLDAPGRSTSAKRMSWSSIGMRKDETGVLEGNINKHQMEADTKTKETTLRTFVWRSVFSDVDINKSEPVFYPETNRLPSELHWSYDVFPAAAATLHNDTTASGSYQVTENNIGEALFMTDWNWNNSIVQNYLSDESDLSEGEKQEVFLTYSKQLDLSLRPEVVENIEESCSEVECSMYSYPDFLPEPFNILDLPELASLKCEKLKEITGATPESSIGKLLSRLLQMEKMQYLTIQKEKLKASRAHLISATGLRSSSPKAFHKQKYSRQNELSSLQLAYEGQYHEENSSWYKHQQNSAKCLCQQFCHCKWASRTSSIRDLTTQPVTRANSACKPSRTLVHSNSHQLFLHRPASTLAFSQIPQTFVEVTKVKLPSNMGTSYSVALRSTAKYKGRKKKPNTNKSKASNKLQLQRQNSLAVLCSSKQDLTQPDKG
- the FAM217A gene encoding protein FAM217A isoform X9, whose amino-acid sequence is MENMVRKMQLHQHGSFSSKQQSSGTWSFSSNQRNTTENRDCLGSPRNSSAICRAVFRDSAPTFHITLSPSTSSDFSASESFISSHLAGLPSLTSGSTPDIVTSPLTLTAGSGVGKCCLGVRVTSRSEVGRSSLSLDTGPNQHSLDAPGRSTSAKRMSWSSIGMRKDETGVLEGNINKHQMEADTKTKETTLRTFVWRSVFSDVDINKSEPVFYPETNRLPSELHWSYDVFPAAAATLHNDTTASGSYQVTENNIGEALFMTDWNWNNSIVQNYLSDESDLSEGEKQEVFLTYSKQLDLSLRPEVVENIEESCSEVECSMYSYPDFLPEPFNILDLPELASLKCEKLKEITGATPESSIGKLLSRLLQMEKMQYLTIQKEKLKASRAHLISATGLRSSSPKAFHKQKYSRQNELSSLQLAYEGQYHEENSSWYKHQQNSAKCLCQQFCHCKWASRTSSIRDLTTQPVTRANSACKPSRTLVHSNSHQLFLHRPASTLAFSQIPQTFVEVTKVKLPSNMGTSYSVALRSTAKYKGRKKKPNTNKSKASNKLQLQRQNSLAVLCSSKQDLTQPDKG
- the FAM217A gene encoding protein FAM217A isoform X5, which encodes MGALIVLLVDGPLLYNNCREFGMPSNLSRKQTFSLWKIKMSVEDVKLLNQDNYRVTVKQTEDLNLMENMVRKMQLHQHGSFSSKQQSSGTWSFSSNQRNTTENRDCLGSPRNSSAICRAVFRDSAPTFHITLSPSTSSDFSASESFISSHLAGLPSLTSGSTPDIVTSPLTLTAGSGVGKCCLGVRVTSRSEVGRSSLSLDTGPNQHSLDAPGRSTSAKRMSWSSIGMRKDETGVLEGNINKHQMEADTKTKETTLRTFVWRSVFSDVDINKSEPVFYPETNRLPSELHWSYDVFPAAAATLHNDTTASGSYQVTENNIGEALFMTDWNWNNSIVQNYLSDESDLSEGEKQEVFLTYSKQLDLSLRPEVVENIEESCSEVECSMYSYPDFLPEPFNILDLPELASLKCEKLKEITGATPESSIGKLLSRLLQMEKMQYLTIQKEKLKASRAHLISATGLRSSSPKAFHKQKYSRQNELSSLQLAYEGQYHEENSSWYKHQQNSAKCLCQQFCHCKWASRTSSIRDLTTQPVTRANSACKPSRTLVHSNSHQLFLHRPASTLAFSQIPQTFVEVTKVKLPSNMGTSYSVALRSTAKYKGRKKKPNTNKSKASNKLQLQRQNSLAVLCSSKQDLTQPDKG
- the FAM217A gene encoding protein FAM217A isoform X4 encodes the protein MRAVRRGATWSRYSAPGSRMPSNLSRKQTFSLWKIKMSVEDVKLLNQVLLMVKTIEILHFQDNYRVTVKQTEDLNLMENMVRKMQLHQHGSFSSKQQSSGTWSFSSNQRNTTENRDCLGSPRNSSAICRAVFRDSAPTFHITLSPSTSSDFSASESFISSHLAGLPSLTSGSTPDIVTSPLTLTAGSGVGKCCLGVRVTSRSEVGRSSLSLDTGPNQHSLDAPGRSTSAKRMSWSSIGMRKDETGVLEGNINKHQMEADTKTKETTLRTFVWRSVFSDVDINKSEPVFYPETNRLPSELHWSYDVFPAAAATLHNDTTASGSYQVTENNIGEALFMTDWNWNNSIVQNYLSDESDLSEGEKQEVFLTYSKQLDLSLRPEVVENIEESCSEVECSMYSYPDFLPEPFNILDLPELASLKCEKLKEITGATPESSIGKLLSRLLQMEKMQYLTIQKEKLKASRAHLISATGLRSSSPKAFHKQKYSRQNELSSLQLAYEGQYHEENSSWYKHQQNSAKCLCQQFCHCKWASRTSSIRDLTTQPVTRANSACKPSRTLVHSNSHQLFLHRPASTLAFSQIPQTFVEVTKVKLPSNMGTSYSVALRSTAKYKGRKKKPNTNKSKASNKLQLQRQNSLAVLCSSKQDLTQPDKG
- the FAM217A gene encoding protein FAM217A isoform X6, which translates into the protein MRAVRRGATWSRYSAPGSRMPSNLSRKQTFSLWKIKMSVEDVKLLNQDNYRVTVKQTEDLNLMENMVRKMQLHQHGSFSSKQQSSGTWSFSSNQRNTTENRDCLGSPRNSSAICRAVFRDSAPTFHITLSPSTSSDFSASESFISSHLAGLPSLTSGSTPDIVTSPLTLTAGSGVGKCCLGVRVTSRSEVGRSSLSLDTGPNQHSLDAPGRSTSAKRMSWSSIGMRKDETGVLEGNINKHQMEADTKTKETTLRTFVWRSVFSDVDINKSEPVFYPETNRLPSELHWSYDVFPAAAATLHNDTTASGSYQVTENNIGEALFMTDWNWNNSIVQNYLSDESDLSEGEKQEVFLTYSKQLDLSLRPEVVENIEESCSEVECSMYSYPDFLPEPFNILDLPELASLKCEKLKEITGATPESSIGKLLSRLLQMEKMQYLTIQKEKLKASRAHLISATGLRSSSPKAFHKQKYSRQNELSSLQLAYEGQYHEENSSWYKHQQNSAKCLCQQFCHCKWASRTSSIRDLTTQPVTRANSACKPSRTLVHSNSHQLFLHRPASTLAFSQIPQTFVEVTKVKLPSNMGTSYSVALRSTAKYKGRKKKPNTNKSKASNKLQLQRQNSLAVLCSSKQDLTQPDKG
- the FAM217A gene encoding protein FAM217A isoform X3; amino-acid sequence: MGALIVLLVDGPLLYNNCREFGMPSNLSRKQTFSLWKIKMSVEDVKLLNQVLLMVKTIEILHFQDNYRVTVKQTEDLNLMENMVRKMQLHQHGSFSSKQQSSGTWSFSSNQRNTTENRDCLGSPRNSSAICRAVFRDSAPTFHITLSPSTSSDFSASESFISSHLAGLPSLTSGSTPDIVTSPLTLTAGSGVGKCCLGVRVTSRSEVGRSSLSLDTGPNQHSLDAPGRSTSAKRMSWSSIGMRKDETGVLEGNINKHQMEADTKTKETTLRTFVWRSVFSDVDINKSEPVFYPETNRLPSELHWSYDVFPAAAATLHNDTTASGSYQVTENNIGEALFMTDWNWNNSIVQNYLSDESDLSEGEKQEVFLTYSKQLDLSLRPEVVENIEESCSEVECSMYSYPDFLPEPFNILDLPELASLKCEKLKEITGATPESSIGKLLSRLLQMEKMQYLTIQKEKLKASRAHLISATGLRSSSPKAFHKQKYSRQNELSSLQLAYEGQYHEENSSWYKHQQNSAKCLCQQFCHCKWASRTSSIRDLTTQPVTRANSACKPSRTLVHSNSHQLFLHRPASTLAFSQIPQTFVEVTKVKLPSNMGTSYSVALRSTAKYKGRKKKPNTNKSKASNKLQLQRQNSLAVLCSSKQDLTQPDKG